Genomic window (Dehalococcoidia bacterium):
AATCCGCTCAGCTTTTTCAACTAATCAAATCTCTAAATTTCTCTCCAAGAACTTCTTTACAGATGCCAGATATTTATTACGCGACCCAAGCTTCATGGTTGTATGCATATTGGGATTTTCTACATTTTTCCTTCGGGGAGGAATGGCCACAACTCTTATACCTATGTATGCAGATGGCATTTTAAATATGGGACCTGGTGCAATTGGTATCCTATTCACATTTTCTTCCTTCCTGCATGGAATATTGATCTACCCAGCGGGTGCAATCGCTGACAAATGGGGCAGGAAAATCATTATTGTCCCTGCAGGCTTAGTTGTAGGTGTTTCAATATTTGGCTTGCCATTCTCCGAGTCGGTCGCAATATTTGTTTTCGCATTTATATTGCTGCATGTCGGTCAAGGCTGGGGATCCCAAGCTCCGGTAGCATATGTAGCTGACTTGGCACCTGATAGTAAACGAGGAGTGGGTATAGGACTATTTAGGACATTTGGGGATTTCGCGGGGATTATAGGCCCAACTGTATCTACAGGCATATTAACGAGTATTTCATTCACCGCAGCTTTTGGCTTTAATGCAATTTTGTGGACAGTTTCAATCATTGCATTTGCTTTCATTGCTATTGAAACCGCAGGGAAAAACAGGAAACGAGGGCCTATTGATGAGCCTGAAGCTAGTAAAAAATAAACTCGCTTCCAGTCTTTTCTAATACAAGTTGCTGTAGAGCATCTAAGGATTTTTTTGTATCGCTGGCAGCACGTGCATTATCAGAAATGGAAATTCGCTTTTTGAATAGCCAATAAACAAATTCTTGGTACTGGGTGAAAGTAAATTTCATGCTTCGGCCTCGTCCATTTTCTTTTTGGAACCTGCCGGTTAGAGCCTTTAATGAAGATCGATAAAGCCGATTTGAGACTTCGTCATCGACACCAATAGCATGATGGAGACCTTTAACAGTCCTAGCTTTTTCTACTTCATTGCTAGTTACATGCCAAAGCATTTCCTCCAGTACCACTCCATAAAAATAATTTAAGTGTGCTCTGTATTTTTCAGGCCCCAAAGCCATTTTGAAATCAGTGGTTGTAATGTACGAAGGCAGACGACCTTGAAATAGTAGAGCATTTTTATCAGCCTCGGGGATATAATTTTCAGGTATCTCCCTTACTAGCCGTTCAGCAAGTAAAAGCCAATCAAATGCTTCACCTGCAAGAAAATATTGAATATTTAGATTATTGATCTGCTCTGCGGGTAAGCTCCATCGTCCAATTGCTCCCAGTAGCGCTATAGCCCATGGATTGCCTTTTGAAATCGAGTTATACATTTCGCCCAAGGCATTAAGAGAGCGTTCGTTCTGGCCTGCGTTCAATGAAAGGTTTCGCAAGTTCGATGTCATACAGGTCTTTAAGTCGCCTTCCGCTTCTTTGCCTTCTTAGATCCACCTTGAGCACGGGCTGCCTGCCTTCGTGCCCATCTTGGAGCATTAGGGTCAATATCCGTAGGAGGAGATAGCTTAGAAGGAGCATCTTGCCGACGTGCCACAGCCGTCATGACTGTTCTAGATTGAGAATGCTCTCCCGGCGCAACATGGAAAATAGTATGCGCTACATCATGCTGAATTTTCTCTAGTAAGTTATCAAAGGCTTCATGGCCTTCCTTTTTATACATAACCAAAGGATCTCTTTGACCGTATGCGTATAACCCTATGCCCTGCCTTAGATTTGACATCATAGTAAGGTGCTGAACCCAAAGGCGGTCAATAACTTGGAGCATCACGAATCGCTCCGCAATTCGCATAAATTCTTCCCCAAATTCGTTTTCCCTCTGTTCGTAAAATTCTTCTGCAGAGCCGAGGATTCGGTCTTCTATTTCAGCAGCTCCCGCTAAGAGGACTTCATCCACTTCGGCTATTCCTTCCAAGGGTAATATAGTATTTAAATCTGCAAGCATAGGAGCAGGGTTCCAGTCTGCAGGATCACCATGCAGATGGTCGCGGATAATTCCGCTTATTTCCTTGCCAATCATTTGCTGAATATTCAATTTTAAATCCGTCCCAGTAAGCACTTTATCGCGTTCTTCGTAAATTATTTCTCTCTGGCGGTTGACAACGTCATCATATTCAACCAAGTGCTTACGTAAGTCGAAAAAGTAAGATTCTGCCTTACCCTGTGTCATCTCTAAAGTTTTGCTTAACATGCCACTTTCTAAAGGTGTATCTTCTGGCAAAGCTTTACCAACTAAGCGACCCATCATGCCGCTGGAAAATCTCAACAGTATTTCATCTTCCAACGATCCAAAGAAACGAGTTTCCCCTGGATCACCCTGACGGCCTGATCGACCCCGAAGCTGGTTATCTATTCGTCGGGATTCGTGGCGCTCAGTGCCGAGCACGTAAAGGCCACCTTTGCTGATAATTTCGTCATGTGCATTTTGCCATTCTTCTAGAGAGGCATAAGTGGTGGCGCTTCCTCCCAATACAATATCGGTACCTCGACCCGCCATGTTAGTTGAAACTGTAACGGCTCCAAGTTTTCCGGCCTCCCGAATAATGTCAGCCTCTCGCTGGTGATTCTTTGCGTTCAGCACTTCGTGCTTTATTCCATTCTTTCGTAGAATTTGAGAGAGCTGTTCCGATCGTTCGACCGACGTTGTGCCCACAAGAATAGGTCTGCCTTGATCATTAAGTTCCTTAATTTGATCGACAACTGCTCGGATTTTCCCTGAATGTGTTTTATACACGTAATCGGGAAGATCCTTTCTAATCATTTCCTTATGCGTAGGAATTTCTACAACTTCAAGTCCATATACTTTAAAAAATTCCTCAGCCTCTGTAATAGCAGTTCCCGTCATCCCCGAAAGTTTTTCATACATTCGGAAATAATTTTGAAGAGTAACCGTTGCGTATGTAATTGTCTCGCGTTGAATCGGCACTCTTTCTTTTGCTTCTATAGCTTGATGTAACCCTTCACCATAGCGTCGTCCAGGCATCAGTCGACCAGTAAA
Coding sequences:
- a CDS encoding MFS transporter, producing the protein MRFLPSKNSVTGGLRIELVIIIGGLIASAHASMMIVIPVMPRFMELIGGGAYVFGLTFTLYALGRFITNIPAGALSEIIGRKWVVTVGAMGVAVFAFLSGIPEDVPLFLLFRFLSGVFSSMTIVVGNIIAADLSTVENRGRVLGLMQGMQLMVGTGSPALGGFIGELVGTRFPFYISGIAVLIFAIWAMLRLPETKSNVQSNPSNLNFQQIRSAFSTNQISKFLSKNFFTDARYLLRDPSFMVVCILGFSTFFLRGGMATTLIPMYADGILNMGPGAIGILFTFSSFLHGILIYPAGAIADKWGRKIIIVPAGLVVGVSIFGLPFSESVAIFVFAFILLHVGQGWGSQAPVAYVADLAPDSKRGVGIGLFRTFGDFAGIIGPTVSTGILTSISFTAAFGFNAILWTVSIIAFAFIAIETAGKNRKRGPIDEPEASKK
- the secA gene encoding preprotein translocase subunit SecA codes for the protein MIEKFLKIFGDSNEKQIARYRKIVDQINSLEPELSLLTDDQLSKKTSDFRQQVLSGSNLEDLLPQAFAVVREASIRVTGLRHYDEQLIGGIVLHEGKAAEMKTGEGKTLVATLPTYLNALTGLGVHVVTVNDYLAQRDALWMGSIYQFLGMSVSCLQHESSYIFENSLDPSKLEQKAVTRKDAYLADITYGTNNEFGFDYLRDNMATDLDEKVQRELTFAIVDEVDNILIDEARTPLIISGPAQQSNADYVRVSQVIPRLQNGKDFYIEEKERQAILTESGIGQLERLLNINNLYDADNFVLTHFVENGLRAQFIFQRDKDYVVKDSEVVIVDEFTGRLMPGRRYGEGLHQAIEAKERVPIQRETITYATVTLQNYFRMYEKLSGMTGTAITEAEEFFKVYGLEVVEIPTHKEMIRKDLPDYVYKTHSGKIRAVVDQIKELNDQGRPILVGTTSVERSEQLSQILRKNGIKHEVLNAKNHQREADIIREAGKLGAVTVSTNMAGRGTDIVLGGSATTYASLEEWQNAHDEIISKGGLYVLGTERHESRRIDNQLRGRSGRQGDPGETRFFGSLEDEILLRFSSGMMGRLVGKALPEDTPLESGMLSKTLEMTQGKAESYFFDLRKHLVEYDDVVNRQREIIYEERDKVLTGTDLKLNIQQMIGKEISGIIRDHLHGDPADWNPAPMLADLNTILPLEGIAEVDEVLLAGAAEIEDRILGSAEEFYEQRENEFGEEFMRIAERFVMLQVIDRLWVQHLTMMSNLRQGIGLYAYGQRDPLVMYKKEGHEAFDNLLEKIQHDVAHTIFHVAPGEHSQSRTVMTAVARRQDAPSKLSPPTDIDPNAPRWARRQAARAQGGSKKAKKRKAT